In Haloterrigena turkmenica DSM 5511, a single genomic region encodes these proteins:
- a CDS encoding outer membrane protein assembly factor BamB family protein translates to MWKRRSVLATGAALSIGTGLSSVGAGASEADVDELPDPDRNPGPNEDWPSHRGGPGHARYIADGHEFEGGELEAAWSVEGAGAGTVAVADETVYTPTDDGVVALDATDGTVRWENTDIDAGMPSVAGETVYLSGNEVIALDRSDGTVRWETEFDSEEEIVWQTVAYGGVYAVADGTLYALEADDGSVRWKKESVGSDDDDEYEFFTAPAAANGVIYSVTGAGLIALDPETGAEVWQKGTIGSQPDTVYATSEAVAYAADGSAEWPLRDAQTGEFVAVGYGFREIAFGEEIHVGGGSDHGYGGGSIRGDEYSWRLDVLYTYGQAVISRETVFAYLTRNAGPPNPEWRDYDEHLVALNKYDGSVKWALSKDDAPVGSVRAISGETIYVDHDGDLVALREETDTDDQPDESDENADTDGENDEGDDQRDGEDDSDAGEDDSDNDPTDNDGGTDSDDGESVDDDDGDVVNGTAGNGDAGNETNAGNETNAENDTDADNVPGFTTGGGLLGGALGLEWLRRKAGVDESTGVNEPSE, encoded by the coding sequence ATGTGGAAACGTCGATCTGTGCTGGCGACTGGTGCAGCGCTGTCGATCGGGACCGGCCTCTCTTCAGTGGGAGCCGGAGCCTCCGAGGCTGACGTCGACGAGCTTCCGGATCCGGATCGCAATCCAGGACCGAACGAGGACTGGCCGTCACACCGAGGCGGCCCCGGTCACGCCAGATACATCGCTGACGGCCACGAGTTCGAGGGAGGAGAACTCGAGGCCGCGTGGTCCGTCGAGGGTGCGGGCGCAGGTACCGTCGCCGTCGCCGACGAGACGGTCTATACGCCGACCGACGACGGCGTCGTCGCCCTCGATGCGACGGACGGCACCGTCCGCTGGGAGAATACGGATATCGACGCGGGAATGCCGTCGGTCGCCGGCGAGACCGTCTATCTCAGTGGGAACGAGGTTATCGCGCTCGACCGGTCCGACGGGACCGTCCGCTGGGAAACCGAGTTCGATTCCGAGGAGGAGATCGTCTGGCAGACGGTCGCTTACGGAGGCGTGTACGCCGTCGCCGACGGTACGCTATACGCACTCGAGGCCGACGACGGCTCGGTTCGGTGGAAGAAAGAATCGGTCGGCAGCGACGACGATGACGAGTACGAGTTCTTTACGGCGCCCGCCGCGGCAAACGGCGTGATCTACAGCGTCACGGGCGCCGGTCTGATCGCTCTCGATCCCGAGACCGGTGCCGAAGTCTGGCAAAAGGGCACTATCGGCTCCCAACCCGATACCGTCTATGCGACGTCGGAAGCGGTCGCTTACGCCGCCGATGGCTCCGCGGAGTGGCCGTTGCGTGATGCCCAGACAGGCGAGTTTGTAGCCGTAGGTTACGGGTTCCGCGAAATAGCGTTCGGCGAGGAAATCCACGTCGGCGGCGGCAGCGACCACGGGTACGGCGGCGGTTCGATCCGCGGTGACGAATACAGTTGGAGACTCGACGTTCTGTACACCTACGGGCAAGCCGTCATCAGCAGAGAAACCGTGTTCGCGTATCTCACTCGGAACGCGGGGCCCCCAAATCCCGAGTGGCGGGACTACGACGAGCACCTCGTCGCCCTGAACAAGTACGACGGGTCCGTGAAGTGGGCGCTCTCGAAGGACGATGCGCCGGTCGGATCGGTCCGTGCGATCAGCGGCGAGACGATCTACGTCGATCACGACGGCGATCTCGTGGCGCTTCGCGAAGAAACCGACACGGACGACCAGCCCGACGAGAGCGACGAGAACGCCGATACGGACGGGGAAAACGACGAGGGAGACGACCAGCGGGACGGCGAGGACGACAGCGACGCGGGTGAAGACGACAGCGACAACGATCCGACTGACAACGACGGCGGAACCGATAGCGACGACGGAGAGTCTGTCGATGACGATGACGGCGATGTCGTGAACGGAACCGCCGGAAATGGGGACGCTGGAAACGAGACGAACGCCGGAAACGAGACGAACGCCGAGAACGACACTGACGCCGACAACGTGCCCGGCTTCACGACCGGTGGCGGACTTCTCGGCGGGGCGCTCGGCCTCGAGTGGCTGCGCCGGAAGGCCGGCGTCGACGAATCGACCGGCGTGAACGAACCGTCTGAGTAA
- a CDS encoding sugar O-acetyltransferase produces MGSERETMLDGELYDPTDPELVADRNRVRDLTRRYNTTTPDEQSERRELLDELLGSVGDECQIEPPFRCDYGYNIHVGENFYANFDCVVLDAGRVEIGRNCMIAPGVHIYTATHPLDASERIEGPEYAKPVTVGDDVWIGGRAVINPGVTVGDESVVASGAVVTEDVPDEVVVQGNPATVVKDLSEN; encoded by the coding sequence ATGGGAAGTGAAAGGGAAACGATGCTGGACGGAGAGCTGTACGATCCGACCGATCCCGAACTCGTGGCTGATCGGAACCGCGTGCGCGACCTCACGAGACGATACAATACCACGACGCCGGACGAACAGTCTGAACGGCGAGAACTGCTAGACGAACTTCTCGGATCGGTCGGCGATGAGTGTCAGATAGAGCCGCCGTTTCGCTGTGACTACGGGTACAATATCCACGTCGGCGAGAACTTCTACGCGAACTTCGACTGCGTCGTTCTGGACGCGGGCCGAGTGGAGATCGGTCGGAACTGCATGATCGCGCCGGGCGTCCACATCTACACGGCGACCCACCCGCTCGACGCGAGCGAGCGAATCGAGGGGCCGGAGTACGCGAAACCGGTCACGGTCGGCGACGACGTCTGGATCGGTGGACGGGCTGTTATCAATCCCGGTGTGACCGTCGGAGATGAGAGCGTTGTCGCCTCCGGCGCGGTCGTGACCGAAGACGTTCCCGACGAGGTCGTCGTACAGGGTAACCCCGCGACCGTAGTGAAAGACCTGAGTGAGAACTGA
- the priS gene encoding DNA primase small subunit PriS yields the protein MEERTRAYLRGRFRDHYRRTEITPPPAANEREWGFIPWTEGPDTTMVRHRSLLELGDLSEFLVRKRPRHVYFSAGRFRDPGASSMSAKDWQSADLVFDLDADHLPSVTLGEDSYAEMLAKCKDALFRLLGFLEDDFGFEDLEIVFSGGRGYHVHVRDENVLHLDREHRREIVDYVRGIGLEYEHLIETETVAGLGRKTPTERRTLEIEGGWGKRTHARLMTFVDGLLEMDEDDALERLQEFDGIGEGKAEATLNAARNNREQLAAGNVTVHTAVSQLAERFAARAVDDDNAPIDEPVTTDTNRLIRLPGSLHGGSGLKTVRLARDEIDAFDPLVDAVPDTFRGHEITVDVTAPGEVELGGDSFTVTEGDQSLPEYVAVFLMARGRAEKEKE from the coding sequence ATGGAGGAGCGAACGAGGGCGTATCTGCGGGGGCGATTTCGCGACCACTATCGACGCACGGAGATCACGCCGCCGCCCGCGGCCAACGAGCGCGAGTGGGGCTTCATCCCGTGGACGGAGGGCCCCGATACCACGATGGTTCGCCACCGTTCGCTGCTCGAGTTAGGTGATCTCTCGGAGTTTCTCGTCCGGAAGCGCCCGCGACACGTCTACTTCTCGGCGGGCCGCTTTCGCGACCCCGGCGCGAGTTCGATGAGCGCCAAGGACTGGCAGTCCGCGGACCTCGTCTTCGACTTAGACGCCGACCACCTGCCGAGCGTCACCCTCGGCGAGGACTCCTACGCGGAGATGCTCGCGAAGTGTAAGGACGCCCTGTTTCGGCTGCTCGGCTTTCTCGAGGACGATTTCGGCTTCGAGGACCTCGAGATCGTCTTCTCCGGCGGCCGCGGCTATCACGTCCACGTGCGAGACGAGAACGTCCTGCACTTAGACCGGGAACACCGCCGGGAAATCGTCGACTACGTCCGCGGCATCGGCCTCGAGTACGAGCACCTGATCGAGACCGAGACCGTCGCGGGGCTCGGCCGGAAGACGCCGACCGAGCGCCGCACGCTGGAAATCGAGGGCGGCTGGGGAAAACGCACGCACGCCCGCTTGATGACGTTCGTCGACGGCCTCCTCGAGATGGACGAGGACGACGCCCTCGAGCGCTTACAGGAGTTCGACGGGATCGGCGAGGGGAAGGCCGAGGCGACGCTCAACGCCGCGCGCAACAACCGCGAACAGCTGGCGGCGGGCAACGTCACCGTCCACACGGCGGTCTCGCAGCTTGCCGAGCGGTTCGCCGCCCGCGCGGTCGACGACGACAACGCGCCGATCGACGAACCCGTCACGACCGACACGAACCGGCTGATCCGCCTGCCGGGCAGCCTCCACGGCGGCAGCGGCCTGAAAACGGTGCGCCTCGCACGCGACGAGATCGACGCGTTCGATCCGCTGGTCGACGCCGTCCCCGACACGTTCCGGGGCCACGAGATAACCGTCGACGTGACCGCTCCCGGCGAGGTCGAACTCGGAGGAGATAGCTTTACGGTCACGGAAGGTGACCAATCACTACCCGAGTACGTCGCCGTGTTTCTGATGGCACGCGGCCGTGCGGAGAAGGAGAAGGAATGA
- a CDS encoding archease: MTSQQGGRFELRNHTADVAVAASGDALESVFAAVADGLAAASCDEIPDGSGDRFSLSVTAESREALLFDYLDELIYLRDVRAELPVDHRVETIAGPERDGEGAESGDWSLEASARGIPLAEVDAREIKAVTYSEMRLERRGDETADDEGWEAYVVFDV, translated from the coding sequence ATGACCAGCCAGCAGGGCGGACGGTTCGAACTGCGGAATCACACGGCCGACGTCGCGGTCGCGGCCAGCGGCGACGCGCTCGAGTCGGTCTTCGCCGCGGTCGCCGACGGGCTGGCGGCCGCCTCCTGTGACGAGATTCCCGACGGGTCGGGTGATCGATTCTCGCTGTCCGTGACCGCGGAGAGCCGCGAAGCCCTGCTGTTCGACTATCTGGACGAACTGATCTACCTCCGGGACGTCCGCGCGGAACTCCCCGTCGATCACCGCGTCGAGACGATTGCGGGCCCGGAACGCGACGGCGAGGGCGCCGAAAGCGGCGACTGGAGCCTCGAGGCCAGCGCTCGAGGCATTCCGCTGGCCGAGGTCGACGCCCGCGAGATCAAGGCCGTGACCTACTCGGAGATGCGCCTCGAGCGCCGTGGGGACGAAACTGCGGACGATGAGGGCTGGGAGGCCTACGTCGTCTTCGACGTCTGA
- a CDS encoding MFS transporter produces the protein MTLNDNDRSIAAFAMLAHATVHWFELAIPIFLVVWLETFEISIAAAGVVVAAGYLLFGVGALPAGLLADRYGPKRLVLACLVGMSLSFATLALATSIYAIAVSLILWGITASVYHPAGLALISTGVEERGTVFAWHGIAGNLGIALGPFAAATLLLALDWRVVAVALAIPGALATLYGLRARFDPTAAVADDDGSATDGSSDALSAGEFVSNSRTLFAGPFLLVFAVVTVVGLYYRGVLTYLPELLNGLPALAVIEPPAALEELSLGDYFYVALLVAGMAGQYVAGKLTSRVSVARGLVVVFVGLAIIAVAFVPVSAMGIASILLYCTVLGFALFAIEPFYQEAVAVYTPPDGRGLSYGYTYLGMFGLGSLSIALGGFLLDHATMAALFATLAAIALLGAGIALKLLVGPAPGSESASTESTAAADD, from the coding sequence ATGACGCTGAACGACAACGACCGATCGATCGCGGCCTTCGCGATGCTCGCCCACGCGACCGTCCACTGGTTCGAACTGGCCATTCCGATCTTTCTGGTCGTCTGGCTCGAGACGTTCGAGATCTCCATCGCCGCTGCCGGCGTGGTCGTCGCCGCCGGCTACCTGCTGTTCGGCGTCGGCGCGTTACCGGCCGGACTGCTCGCCGATCGGTACGGTCCGAAGCGCCTCGTTCTAGCCTGTCTCGTCGGCATGAGCCTCTCGTTCGCCACGCTGGCGCTCGCGACCTCGATCTACGCCATCGCGGTCAGTCTGATCCTATGGGGAATCACCGCGAGCGTCTATCACCCCGCGGGCCTGGCGCTCATCAGCACCGGCGTCGAGGAGCGCGGGACGGTCTTCGCCTGGCACGGCATCGCCGGCAACCTCGGCATCGCGCTCGGCCCGTTCGCGGCCGCGACGCTGTTGCTCGCCCTCGATTGGCGGGTCGTCGCCGTCGCGTTGGCGATACCCGGCGCACTCGCCACGCTGTACGGGCTCCGAGCCCGGTTCGATCCGACCGCGGCCGTCGCGGACGACGACGGGTCGGCCACCGACGGGTCGAGCGACGCGCTCTCCGCGGGCGAGTTCGTTTCGAACTCCCGCACCCTGTTCGCGGGCCCCTTCCTGCTGGTCTTCGCCGTCGTCACGGTCGTCGGCCTCTACTACCGCGGCGTCCTCACCTACCTGCCGGAACTCCTGAACGGGCTCCCGGCGCTGGCGGTGATCGAACCGCCGGCCGCGCTCGAGGAGCTCTCGCTGGGCGATTATTTCTACGTCGCGCTGCTCGTCGCGGGGATGGCGGGCCAGTACGTCGCGGGGAAACTGACCAGCCGCGTCTCCGTCGCCCGTGGGCTGGTGGTGGTCTTCGTCGGCCTCGCGATCATCGCCGTCGCGTTCGTCCCGGTGTCCGCGATGGGGATCGCGTCGATCCTACTGTACTGTACCGTCCTGGGCTTCGCGCTGTTCGCGATCGAACCGTTCTACCAGGAGGCCGTCGCGGTCTACACGCCTCCGGACGGCCGCGGGCTCTCCTACGGCTACACCTACCTCGGGATGTTCGGGCTCGGCTCACTCAGCATCGCCCTCGGCGGGTTCCTGCTGGACCACGCCACGATGGCAGCGCTGTTCGCGACGCTCGCGGCGATCGCGCTACTCGGCGCTGGGATCGCGTTGAAGCTGTTGGTCGGACCGGCGCCCGGCAGCGAGTCGGCGTCGACGGAATCGACGGCCGCTGCCGACGACTGA
- a CDS encoding DoxX family protein, translated as MDAPLRRLPAGRVVGQAALVAALLFSASETARAHEEYVVDEEREVAVAEFLRESLTDPLVVGPLLAGAFVVLAVVGVYLVVRPAQRDVAAFRAAMREYTAYVPWLLRISIGIPLIGAGFGGYLISPAFGIEARLLQVALGFLLLFGLVTRLVAVLTLAVYLVGLAIDSILLLQLEFVPGTLAIALLGGGRPSGDHVLQRIAGTPGTVYGRFDPIYDYAREFQTRIDPYRRFLPTIVRAGLGCTFVSLGLGQKLLRPGIALAVVDRYDLTAVVPAGPELWVLGAGLSEVGLGLALLFGFFTRASAATAIGVFTLTLFALPDDPVLAHVSLFGLASVLLITGSGPYAVDGWLGAYGTDKEADVSDADVPGAV; from the coding sequence ATGGACGCTCCCCTGCGTCGACTCCCGGCCGGTCGGGTCGTCGGTCAGGCGGCGCTCGTCGCGGCGCTCCTGTTCAGTGCAAGCGAGACGGCACGCGCACACGAGGAGTACGTCGTCGACGAGGAGCGCGAGGTCGCCGTCGCCGAGTTCCTCCGGGAGTCGCTGACGGACCCGCTCGTCGTCGGACCGCTGCTTGCGGGCGCGTTCGTCGTCCTCGCGGTGGTCGGAGTCTACCTCGTCGTTCGCCCCGCGCAGCGAGACGTCGCGGCGTTCCGGGCTGCCATGCGGGAGTATACCGCGTACGTGCCCTGGCTGCTGCGGATCTCGATCGGCATCCCGCTGATCGGGGCCGGCTTCGGCGGCTACCTCATCAGTCCCGCATTCGGCATCGAGGCGCGACTCCTACAGGTCGCACTCGGCTTCCTGTTGCTGTTCGGGCTGGTGACGCGGCTCGTCGCCGTGCTCACGCTCGCCGTCTACCTCGTCGGCCTCGCGATCGACTCGATCCTGCTGTTGCAACTCGAGTTCGTGCCCGGAACGCTGGCGATCGCACTGCTCGGCGGCGGGCGACCGAGCGGAGATCACGTTCTCCAGCGGATCGCCGGCACACCGGGGACGGTCTACGGTCGATTCGACCCGATCTACGACTACGCGCGCGAGTTTCAGACGCGGATCGATCCGTACCGCAGGTTCTTGCCGACGATCGTCCGCGCGGGTCTCGGCTGCACGTTCGTCTCGCTGGGCCTGGGCCAGAAGCTCCTGCGCCCTGGCATCGCGCTCGCGGTCGTCGACCGGTACGATCTGACCGCGGTCGTCCCCGCTGGTCCCGAACTGTGGGTCCTCGGCGCGGGCCTGTCCGAAGTCGGTCTCGGACTCGCACTTTTATTCGGGTTCTTTACGCGGGCGAGCGCGGCGACGGCGATCGGCGTCTTCACGCTCACGCTCTTCGCGCTGCCCGACGATCCGGTGCTCGCGCACGTCAGCCTCTTCGGACTGGCGTCGGTGTTGCTCATCACCGGGAGCGGCCCCTACGCTGTCGACGGGTGGCTCGGGGCGTACGGGACAGACAAGGAGGCCGACGTGTCGGATGCGGACGTTCCGGGCGCGGTGTGA
- the bcp gene encoding thioredoxin-dependent thiol peroxidase, whose amino-acid sequence MLDVGDEAPEFELPNQHGETVRRSDFEGERLVIYFYPRANTDGCTTEACAFDDAKPDFDDRGVNIVGISDDPVADLESFADEYDLAFDLLSDELGEVATLYDSYGEKQMFGNTFDGVFRNTYVVGPDGRVEAVYEDVTPEGHAEEILADLEESSTELAP is encoded by the coding sequence ATGCTCGACGTCGGCGACGAAGCACCCGAGTTCGAACTGCCCAACCAGCACGGTGAGACCGTTCGGCGCTCCGATTTCGAGGGCGAACGGCTCGTCATCTACTTCTATCCGCGGGCGAACACCGACGGCTGCACCACCGAAGCCTGCGCGTTCGACGACGCGAAGCCCGACTTCGACGACCGCGGCGTCAACATCGTTGGCATCAGCGACGACCCCGTCGCGGACCTCGAGTCCTTCGCCGACGAGTACGACCTCGCGTTCGACCTCCTCTCGGACGAACTGGGCGAGGTCGCGACGCTGTACGACTCCTATGGCGAGAAGCAGATGTTCGGCAACACGTTCGACGGCGTCTTCCGCAACACCTACGTCGTCGGCCCCGACGGCCGCGTCGAGGCGGTCTACGAGGACGTGACGCCCGAGGGCCACGCCGAGGAAATCCTCGCGGACCTCGAGGAGTCGTCGACCGAACTCGCGCCCTGA
- a CDS encoding RtcB family protein — MTTFDADGITLEKVREYVWEIPQEGDMRAPARVLASEALLEEIKEDKTLEQITNTTHLPGITNYAICMPDGHQGYGFPVGGVGALDAENGCISPGAVGYDINCGVRMMRTNLTYDELQGREEELVDSLFTNVPSGLGGGGIVEAGVDTVEEILERGVDWALEHGHAVEEDLLHCEDEGMREGADADKVSQKAKDRGKNQIGSLGSGNHFLEVQRVTDVFDGDVGEAYGLEEDQIVVLIHCGSRGLGHQTCNDYLRKIEKQHQGLLNQLPDKELAAAPAGSQLAEDYYAAMNAAINFAWVNRQLIMHRTRQVFERVFDRSWEEMDMHLLYDVAHNIAKKETHTVNDDGEQRELYVHRKGATRAFPAGHPEVPKAYRDVGQPVIIPGSMGAGSYVLRGGENSMDLTFGSTAHGAGRLMSRTQAKNEYWGGDVQQELEEQDQIYVKAQSGATVAEEAPGVYKDVDEVVRVSDELGIGDKVARTFPVCNIKG; from the coding sequence ATGACCACGTTCGACGCCGACGGCATCACGCTCGAGAAAGTGCGTGAGTACGTCTGGGAGATTCCACAGGAGGGCGACATGCGCGCGCCGGCGCGGGTGCTCGCCAGCGAAGCGCTGCTCGAGGAGATTAAAGAGGACAAGACGCTCGAACAGATCACGAACACGACTCACCTCCCCGGCATCACCAACTACGCGATCTGTATGCCCGACGGCCACCAAGGCTACGGCTTCCCGGTCGGAGGCGTGGGTGCACTCGACGCGGAAAACGGCTGTATTTCGCCGGGAGCGGTCGGCTACGACATCAACTGCGGAGTCCGGATGATGCGGACGAACCTGACCTACGACGAGCTACAGGGCCGCGAGGAGGAACTCGTCGACTCGCTGTTTACGAACGTTCCGTCAGGTCTCGGTGGCGGCGGCATCGTCGAGGCCGGCGTCGACACCGTCGAGGAGATCCTCGAGCGCGGCGTCGACTGGGCGCTCGAGCACGGCCACGCCGTCGAGGAGGACTTGCTCCACTGCGAGGACGAGGGGATGCGCGAGGGCGCCGACGCCGACAAGGTCAGCCAGAAGGCCAAAGACCGCGGGAAGAACCAGATCGGCTCGCTGGGCTCGGGCAACCACTTCCTCGAGGTCCAGCGCGTCACGGACGTCTTCGACGGCGACGTGGGCGAGGCCTACGGCCTCGAGGAAGACCAGATCGTCGTCCTGATCCACTGTGGCTCCCGCGGGCTGGGCCACCAGACGTGCAACGACTACCTGCGCAAGATCGAGAAGCAACATCAGGGGCTGCTGAACCAGCTGCCCGACAAGGAACTCGCGGCCGCGCCCGCGGGCTCGCAGCTCGCCGAGGACTACTACGCGGCGATGAACGCGGCGATCAACTTCGCGTGGGTCAACCGCCAGCTGATCATGCACCGCACGCGGCAGGTCTTCGAGCGCGTCTTCGACCGCTCGTGGGAGGAGATGGACATGCACCTGCTGTACGACGTGGCGCACAACATCGCGAAGAAGGAAACGCACACCGTGAACGATGACGGCGAGCAGCGCGAACTCTACGTCCACCGCAAGGGCGCTACGCGGGCGTTCCCCGCCGGCCACCCCGAGGTTCCGAAAGCTTACCGCGACGTTGGCCAGCCGGTCATCATCCCCGGCAGCATGGGCGCCGGCAGCTACGTCCTCCGGGGCGGCGAGAACTCGATGGACCTCACCTTCGGCTCGACGGCCCACGGCGCGGGTCGCCTGATGAGCCGCACCCAGGCCAAAAACGAGTACTGGGGCGGCGACGTCCAGCAGGAACTCGAGGAGCAGGACCAGATCTATGTCAAGGCCCAGTCGGGCGCGACGGTCGCCGAGGAGGCTCCCGGCGTCTACAAGGACGTCGACGAAGTCGTCCGCGTCTCCGACGAACTCGGGATCGGCGACAAGGTGGCGCGGACGTTCCCCGTCTGTAACATCAAGGGGTAA
- a CDS encoding GNAT family N-acetyltransferase has protein sequence MSVNIDSRVVAPGSDDFVDEAWQLKEEINRQEGVLKQRYDFFTDAYRRSKVHCYVQEDELVGFAAVRRDGYILFLAVSPDLRGQGIGKQLIARVAEDHDTITCHARTSNENALQFYEHLGFEIKRRIDDYYEDGGDAYYLKLGSDVGIADKISELMRR, from the coding sequence GTGAGCGTCAATATCGACAGTCGAGTCGTCGCGCCGGGGAGCGACGACTTCGTCGACGAAGCCTGGCAACTGAAGGAGGAGATCAACCGTCAGGAAGGCGTGCTCAAACAGCGATACGACTTCTTTACCGACGCGTATCGTCGTTCCAAGGTTCACTGTTACGTCCAGGAGGACGAACTGGTCGGCTTCGCGGCCGTTCGCCGTGACGGTTACATCCTCTTTCTGGCGGTCTCACCCGACCTGCGGGGGCAGGGGATTGGTAAACAACTGATCGCGCGCGTCGCTGAGGACCACGACACGATCACGTGTCACGCCCGGACGAGCAACGAGAACGCCCTCCAGTTCTACGAACACCTCGGGTTCGAGATCAAACGACGCATCGACGACTACTACGAGGACGGCGGCGACGCCTACTACCTGAAACTCGGCTCCGACGTCGGCATCGCCGACAAGATCTCGGAACTGATGCGGCGCTGA